The following proteins are encoded in a genomic region of Diabrotica virgifera virgifera chromosome 1, PGI_DIABVI_V3a:
- the LOC114332684 gene encoding alpha-ketoglutarate-dependent dioxygenase alkB homolog 4, producing MNKPRPCGCKGLRSCYICEKDYNIVKSNFINLENGKYIYCYICNKAWPGWSPEDNSHGNHTGESIEYPGVFIQTNFLSKQEENDLLATIDSMTWDPSQSGRRKQNFGPKCNFKKKRIRVGDFQGFPIQTEIIQTKFEDVSIMKGFQTIEQCSLEYTPERGASIDPHIDDCWIWGERIVTVNLLSDSILTMTYNDKPNRYNLDCVKTYPSILTQKGFLNTTNSSYVVKPLNENDKYPVVRIPMPRGSLLIMYNSARYDWEHQVLREDIISRRVCLAYREFTPPYLEAGEKFEEGKSILQKAKNFY from the coding sequence ATGAACAAACCGAGGCCCTGTGGTTGTAAAGGTCTTAGATCGTGTTATATTTGTGAAAAAGATTACAACATAGTGAAATCCAATTTCATAAATCTTGAAAATGGAAAATACATTTATTGTTACATCTGCAATAAAGCATGGCCAGGATGGAGTCCTGAAGATAATTCGCATGGAAATCATACAGGTGAGTCCATAGAATACCCAGGGGTATTTATCCAAACcaattttttgtcaaaacaagaaGAAAATGATTTGTTAGCGACCATTGATTCTATGACTTGGGATCCCTCACAAAGTGGTAGAAGGAAGCAAAATTTTGGCCCGAAGTGtaactttaagaaaaaaagaaTAAGGGTTGGAGACTTTCAAGGTTTTCCAATACAAACTGAAATTATTCAAACTAAATTCGAGGATGTATCTATAATGAAAGGCTTCCAAACCATAGAACAGTGCTCTTTGGAATATACTCCTGAAAGGGGAGCTTCTATAGATCCTCATATAGATGACTGTTGGATATGGGGTGAAAGGATAGTTACTGTTAATCTACTTTCAGATTCCATTCTTACTATGACATACAATGATAAGCCCAATAGATATAATTTGGATTGTGTTAAAACATATCCCTCAATTTTAACACAAAAAGGTTTTCTCAATACCACCAATAGCAGCTATGTTGTTAAACCATTAAATGAGAATGACAAATATCCTGTTGTAAGAATACCAATGCCAAGAGGATCACTACTTATTATGTATAATTCTGCTAGGTATGATTGGGAACATCAAGTATTGAGGGAAGATATTATTAGCCGTAGAGTGTGCTTAGCCTACAGAGAGTTTACTCCACCGTATTTAGAAGCAGGAGAAAAATTTGAAGAAGGAAAATCAATTTTACAAAAGGCCAAAAACTTTTATTAA
- the LOC126881899 gene encoding uncharacterized protein LOC126881899 — protein sequence MYSVIEFKQEEDGGGLSIVNSTWLTPRKTEVRWPPIKDNLQFKKVLRKLEPEIDETWKIYGVQKIFYSTDDFEKATNKLKRAEITSDLQTDLEDDNTRPRRKILKRKFSSDEDSNDQVSLFKPGKKSKQILPRPPPVGINKLYTNPRGSSQELESGTDESDPGIPSGSQFMKSISTPRDKLSFQISTPKSSSSFGRQEATEIQTPTLNESLNFDNSLQDTNGLKVLLKHILTIREQNRKILNILEKSKPFENSDLPDDFKIKLPIESLQDLEELEIYLTEEENFNTFKSYCASISNLKDVTQKNNRILRSLLTDNIAKHFNYFGNNRRQDRVSNKRPFNQLRLNKVVLDAVKQGTDFTTHEVENAIKRWLKHAPNRNKKNY from the exons ATGTATTCTGTAATAGAATTTAAACAAGAAGAAGATGGTGGTGGACTATCTATAGTAAATTCAACTTGGTTGACACCTAGAAAAACTGAAGTACGTTGGCCCCCTATAAAAGATAACCTTCAATTTAAAAAAGTGCTACGCAAACTAGAACCTGAAATTGATGAAACTTGGAAGATATATGGTGTCcagaaaattttttattcaaCAG atgattttgaaaaggccacaaataaattaaaaagagCAGAAATAACATCTGATCTACAAACTGATCTTGAGGATGATAATACCAGACCCAGAAGAAAGATCCTGAAACGAAAATTTAGTTCGGATGAGGACAGCAACGACCAGGTTTCGCTATTTAAGCCTGGCAAAAAGTCGAAGCAAATTTTACCACGGCCTCCACCTGTGGGAATTAATAAACTCTATACAAATCCAAGAG GATCGTCTCAAGAATTGGAATCTGGGACAGATGAGTCTGACCCTGGCATACCTTCTGGCTCTCAATTTATGAAAAGCATATCCACACCAAGGGATAAGTTATCATTTCAGATATCTACACCAAAATCTTCATCGTCTTTTGGTAGGCAAGAAGCAACTGAAATACAAACACCGACTCTGAACGAGTCTCTAAATTTTGATAATAGTCTTCAGGATACAAATG GATTGAAGGTTCTACTTAAACATATATTAACAATTAGGGAACAGAACAGAAAAATTCTAAATATTTTGGAGAAATCAAAACCATTTGAAAATTCAGATTTACCTGATGACTTCAAAATAAAATTGCCAATAGAATCCTTACAAGACCTGGAAGAACTAGAGATATATTTGACAGAAGAAGAGAACTTCAACACTTTT aaatcATACTGTGCCTCAATTTCAAACCTGAAAGATGTTACCCAGAAGAATAATAGGATATTAAGATCTCTTTTGACAGATAATATTGCGAAGCATTTTAATTACTTCGGTAACAACCGGCGGCAAGACAGAGTATCAAATAAGCGACCATTTAATCAACTGCGCTTAAACAAAGTGGTTCTAG atGCGGTAAAACAAGGAACTGACTTTACAACTCATGAAGTTGAGAACGCTATTAAGCGCTGGTTAAAACATGCTCCTAACCGTAACAAGAAAAATTACTAA